The following coding sequences lie in one Glycine soja cultivar W05 chromosome 16, ASM419377v2, whole genome shotgun sequence genomic window:
- the LOC114390796 gene encoding protein BOLA1, chloroplastic-like yields the protein MSSRGATAVLSRASRIRSKLQTALEATVLEVDDVSYQHAGHAAVKGSSDKETHFNLNIVSPKFEGQSLVKRHRLIYDLLADELQSGLHALSIVAKTPHETNPSE from the coding sequence ATGAGTTCGAGAGGAGCGACCGCAGTGCTATCTCGAGCCAGCAGGATTCGGTCGAAGCTGCAAACGGCGCTGGAAGCCACCGTTTTGGAGGTGGACGACGTGTCGTACCAGCACGCGGGCCACGCCGCCGTGAAGGGTAGTTCCGACAAAGAAACCCACTTCAACCTCAACATCGTCTCCCCCAAGTTCGAGGGCCAGAGCCTCGTCAAACGACACCGTCTCATCTACGACCTCCTCGCCGACGAGCTCCAGAGCGGCCTCCACGCCCTCTCCATCGTCGCCAAAACTCCCCACGAAACAAACCCTTCTGAGTGA
- the LOC114390793 gene encoding toll/interleukin-1 receptor-like protein — MAATTRSRASIYDVFLNFRGEDTRYGFTGNLYRALSDKGIRTFFDEEKLHSGEEITPALLKAIKDSRIAITVLSEDFASSSFCLDELTSIVHCAQYNGMMIIPVFYKVYPSDVRHQKGTYGEALAKHKIRFPEKLQNWEMALRQVADLSGFHFKYRDEYEYKFIERIVASVSEKINPARIHVADLPVEQESKVQDTHQEQEYREAFKVFDKDQNGYISASELRQVLIKLGQNTTVGEVEEMIATADLDGDGQISYDEFVKTMKI, encoded by the exons ATGGCTGCAACAACACGTTCACGTGCATCCATCTACGATGTGTTCCTCAACTTCAGAGGGGAAGACACACGCTATGGTTTCACCGGCAATCTCTACAGGGCTCTTTCTGACAAGGGAATTCGTACCTTCTTTGACGAAGAGAAGCTTCACAGCGGAGAGGAAATAACACCTGCACTTTTGAAGGCAATTAAAGATTCCAGAATTGCCATCACTGTGCTCTCTGAAGACTTTGCTTCTTCCTCATTTTGCTTAGATGAACTTACATCCATTGTTCACTGCGCCCAGTATAATGGGATGATGATTATACCAGTGTTTTATAAGGTGTATCCTTCTGATGTCAGACACCAGAAGGGTACTTATGGAGAAGCATTGGCTAAGCATAAGATAAGATTTCCAGAAAAGTTGCAGAATTGGGAGATGGCTCTGCGTCAAGTTGCTGACTTGTCTGGCTTTCATTTCAAATACAG agATGAATATGAGTACAAGTTTATTGAGAGAATTGTTGCGTCGGTCTCTGAGAAGATTAATCCTGCTAGAATACATGTTGCCGATCTGCCTGTTGAACAAGAGTCCAAAGTGCAA GATACCCATCAAGAGCAAGAATACAGAGAGGCTTTCAAGGTGTTTGACAAGGATCAAAATGGCTACATTTCAGCAAGTGAG TTGAGGCAAGTTCTGATCAAACTGGGTCAAAACACAACTGTTGGAGAGGTGGAGGAGATGATTGCAACTGCAGATTTGGATGGTGATGGTCAAATTAGCTATGATGAATTTGTTAAGACTATGAAAATTTAA
- the LOC114390787 gene encoding TMV resistance protein N-like, which translates to MAATTRSLASIYDVFLSFRGEDTRHGFTGNLYKALDNRGIYTFIDDQELPRGDEITPALSKAIQESRIAIIVLSQNYASSSFCLDELVTILHCKSEGLLVIPVFYKVDPSDVRHQKGSYGEAMAKHQKRFKAKKEKLQKWRMALKQVADLSGYHFEDGDAYEYKFIGSIVEELSRKISRASLHVADYPVGLESQVTKVMKLLDVASHDVVHIIGIHGMGGLGKTTLAREVYNLIALPFDESCFLQNVREESNKHGLKHLQSILLLKLLGEKDITLTSWQEGASMIQHRLRRKKVLLILDDVDKREQLKAIVGRPDWFGPGSRVIVTTRDKHLLKYHGVERTYEVKVLNHNAALQLLTRNAFKRGKIDPSYEDVLYRVVTYASGLPLALEVIGSNLFEKTVTEWESALEHYKRIPSDEILEILKVSFDALGEEQKNVFLDIACCFKGYKWTEVDDILGALYGNCKKHHLGVLVEKSLIKLDLFDNVEMHDLIQDMGREIERQRSPEEPGKCKRLWLPKDIIQVLKHNTGTSKIEIICLNFSISHKEETVEWSGNAFVKMENLKILIIRNGKFSKGPNYFPEGLRVLEWHRYPSNCLPSNFDPINLVICKLPDSSITSFEFHGPSKKLGHLTVLNFDGCKFLTQIPDVSDLPNLKELSFKKCESLVAVDDSIGFLNKLKKLSAYGCSKLTSFPPLNLTSLETLELSHCSSLEYFPEILGEMENIERLELNGLPIKELPFSFQNLIGLRLLTLWNCGIVQLRCSLAMMPNLFQFQIEKCNRWQWVESDEGEEKVGSIISSEARFGTHSFSAKNCNLCDDFFLTGFKRFAHVGDLNLSGNNFTILPEFFKELQFLHSLDVNDCQHLQEIRGIPPNLMFFGARNCVSLTSSSKSMLLNQELYEARRTQFVFKGASIPEWFDQQSSGHSSSFWFRNKFPAKILCLLIAPVSGVGFRFVKPNPKVFINGKFQEFEPRVTDRIKSMLKLDHTYIFDLKEIPFKNNYLSEEVAREKEWNHVEVRYESVLEYEKEKKEEGVLDLESSLIKATGIHIFREEGSTDEDIRFDDPYLSSSASESPSFLQTIALGTRKFSIAFFLFFSCFLFHYFGFSCQKFT; encoded by the exons atgGCTGCAACGACACGTTCCCTTGCATCCATCTACGATGTGTTCCTCAGCTTTAGAGGGGAAGACACACGCCATGGTTTCACTGGCAACCTCTACAAAGCTCTTGATAACAGGGGAATCTACACTTTCATTGATGATCAGGAGCTTCCCAGAGGAGACGAAATAACACCTGCACTTTCCAAGGCAATTCAAGAGTCCAGGATTGCTATTATTGTGCTTTCTCAAAACTATGCTTCTTCCTCGTTTTGTTTAGATGAACTTGTAACCATCCTTCACTGCAAGAGTGAAGGGCTGTTGGTTATACCGGTCTTTTATAAGGTAGATCCTTCGGATGTCAGACACCAGAAAGGTAGTTATGGAGAAGCAATGGCTAAGCATCAGAAGAGGTTCAAAGCTAAGAAGGAGAAGCTGCAGAAATGGAGGATGGCTTTGAAACAAGTAGCTGACTTGTCTGGCTATCATTTCGAAGATGG AGATGCATATGAATACAAGTTTATTGGGAGTATTGTTGAGGAGCTCTCTAGGAAGATTAGTCGTGCTTCTTTACATGTTGCGGATTATCCAGTTGGTCTAGAGTCACAAGTGACAAAGGTAATGAAGCTTTTGGATGTTGCATCCCATGATGTTGTCCACATCATAGGGATTCATGGAATGGGCGGATTAGGAAAAACAACACTTGCTCGGGAAGTTTATAATTTGATTGCTCTCCCTTTTGATGAATCCTGTTTTCTTCAAAACGTGAGAgaagaatcaaataaacatggtTTAAAACACCTTCAAAGCATCcttcttttaaaattacttgGGGAGAAGGACATCACCTTAACAAGTTGGCAAGAAGGAGCTTCAATGATACAACATAGGCTCCGACGAAAGAAGGTTCTCTTGATTTTAGACGATGTTGACAAGCGCGAGCAATTAAAGGCTATTGTTGGAAGACCTGATTGGTTTGGTCCCGGTAGCAGAGTCATTGTTACGACTCGGGACAAACATCTGCTAAAATATCATGGCGTTGAAAGAACTTATGAGGTGAAGGTTTTGAATCACAATGCTGCTCTTCAATTGCTTACGAGGAATGCTTttaaaagaggaaaaattgatcCAAGTTATGAGGACGTCTTGTATCGTGTGGTAACTTATGCTTCTGGCCTTCCATTGGCTTTGGAAGTCATAGGTTCCAACTTGTTTGAAAAAACTGTAACAGAATGGGAATCTGCTCTTGAACATTATAAGAGAATTCCCAGTGATGAAATCCTAGAGATACTAAAAGTAAGCTTTGATGCTTTGGGGGAAGAACAAAAGAATGTGTTTCTTGACATTGCTTGTTGCTTCAAAGGGTATAAATGGACAGAGGTTGATGATATACTCGGTGCTCTTTATGGTAACTGCAAGAAGCATCATCTTGGGGTGTTGGTTGAAAAATCTCTCATAAAGCTTGACTTGTTTGATAATGTTGAAATGCACGACCTGATTCAGGACATGGGTAGAGAAATTGAGCGGCAGAGATCACCAGAAGAGCCCGGGAAGTGCAAGAGATTATGGTTACCAAAAGATATAATTCAAGTTTTAAAACACAACACG GGAACTAGTAAAATTGaaatcatatgtctgaatttctCCATATCTCACAAAGAAGAAACAGTGGAATGGAGTGGAAACGCCTTCGTGAAGATGGAAAACcttaaaatacttattattaGAAATGGCAAATTTTCCAAAGGTCCCAATTATTTTCCAGAAGGTTTGAGAGTACTGGAATGGCATAGATATCCTTCAAATTGTTTACCGTCTAACTTTGATCCGATCAACCTTGTTATATGCAAGTTACCTGACAGTTCCATCACGTCATTTGAGTTCCATGGCCCATCCAAG AAGTTGGGGCATCTAACAGTTTTGAATTTTGACGGGTGCAAATTTTTAACACAGATACCTGATGTATCTGATCTCCCAAATTTGAAGGAACTTTCATTTAAAAAGTGCGAGAGTTTAGTTGCAGTTGATGACTcaattggttttctgaataaacttaaaaaattgagTGCTTATGGTTGCAGCAAGCTTACGAGTTTTCCGCCTCTCAACTTGACCTCTCTTGAAACACTTGAACTTTCTCACTGTTCGAGTCTTGAGTATTTTCCAGAAATATTAGGAGAGATGGAAAACATAGAGAGACTTGAATTGAATGGCCTTCCCATAAAAGAATTgccattttcatttcaaaatctTATTGGACTCCGGTTGTTAACCCTGTGGAACTGTGGAATTGTTCAGTTACGATGTAGCTTAGCCATGATGCCCAATCTGTTtcaattccaaattgaaaaatgcAACAGGTGGCAATGGGTAGAATCGGACGAAGGTGAAGAAAAAGTGGGCTCAATAATATCTTCAGAGGCACGTTTTGGGACACATTCGTTTTCTGCCAAGAATTGCAATCTatgtgatgatttttttttaacaggttTCAAGAGGTTTGCTCATGTAGGAGATTTAAATCTATCGGGGAATAATTTCACAATCCTTCCTGAATTCTTCAAAGAATTGCAATTTTTACATAGTCTTGATGTGAATGATTGCCAGCATCTTCAGGAAATTAGAGGGATTCCACCGAACTTAATGTTTTTTGGTGCAAGAAACTGTGTATCCTTGACTTCCTCGAGTAAAAGCATGCTTTTAAATCAG GAACTGTATGAGGCTCGAAGAACCCAGTTTGTGTTTAAAGGAGCAAGTATACCAGAGTGGTTCGATCAGCAAAGCAGTGGGCATTCAAGTTCTTTCTGGTTTCGTAATAAATTCCCTGCCAAAATTCTTTGTCTTCTTATTGCACCTGTGTCGGGTGTCGGGTTTCGTTTCGTTAAACCCAACCCCAAGGTGTTCATCAATGGAAAATTTCAAGAATTTGAGCCCCGTGTGACGGACCGtataaaaagtatgttgaaattGGATCATACATATATCTTTGATCTCAAAGAGATacctttcaaaaataattatctgTCTGAAGAAGTGGCTAGGGAAAAGGAATGGAACCATGTGGAGGTTAGATATGAAAGTGTGTTAgagtatgaaaaagaaaagaaagaagaaggtgTGTTAGACTTAGAGAGCTCACTCATTAAAGCAACTGGAATCCATATATTCAGAGAAGAAGGCAGTACGGATGAAGATATTCGATTTGATGATCCATATCTCAGCAGCTCTGCATCAGAAAGCCCCTCCTTCCTACAAACCATAGCTTTGGGGACACGCAAGTTTTCCAttgcttttttcttatttttttcatgttttttatttcattattttggttTCAGTTGTCAAAAATTCACTTAA